The Engystomops pustulosus chromosome 7, aEngPut4.maternal, whole genome shotgun sequence DNA window ataatgatatatgtacagctggtataacctgaggatctcctgtatataatgatatatgtacagccggtataacctggggatctcctgtatatagtgatatatgtacagccggtataacctggggatctcctgtatatagtgatatatgtacagccggtataacctggggatctcctgtatatagtgatatatgtacagctggtaaaacctgggcatctcctgtatataatgatatatgtacagctggtataacctggggatctcctgtatataatgatatatgtacagccagtataacctggggatctcctgtatataatgatatatgtacagccggtataacctggggatctcctgtatataatgatatatgtacagccggtataacctggggatctcctgtatataatgatatatgtacagctggtatatcctggggatctcctgtatataatgatatatgtacagccggtataacctggagatctcctgtatataatgatatatgtacagctggtataacctgaggatctcctgtatataatgatatatgtacagccggtataacctggggatctcctgtatatagtgatatatgtacagccggtataacctggggatctcctgtatatagtgatatatgtacagccggtataacctggggatctcctgtatatagtgatatatgtacagctggtataacctggggatctcctgtatataatgatatatgtacagctggtataacctggggatctcctgtatataataatatatgtacagccggtataacctgggtatctcctgtatataatgatgtatgtacagctggtataacctggggatctcctgtatataatgatatatgtacagctggtaaaacctgggcatctcctgtatataatgatatatgtacagctggtataacctggggatctcctgtatataatgatatatgtacagccggtataacctggggatctcctgtatataatgatatatgtacagctggaaaaacctggtgatctcctgtatataatgatatatgtacagccggtataacctggggatctcctgtatataatgatatatgtacagccggtataacctggggatctcctgtatataatgatatatgtacagctggtataacctgggcatctcctgtatataatgatatatgtacagctggtataacctggggatctcctgtatataatgatatatgtacagctggtaaaacctgggcatctcctgtatataatgatatatgtacagctggtataacctggggatctcctgtatataatgatatatgtacagccggtataacctggggatctcctgtatataatgatatatgtacagctggaaaaacctggtgatctcctgtatataatgatatatgtacagccggtataacctggggatctcctgtatataatgatatatgtacagccggtataacctggggatctcctgtatataatgatatatgtacagctggtataacctgggcatctcctgtatataatgatatatgtacagctggtataacctggggatctcctgtatataatgatatatgtacagctggtataacctggggatctcctgtatataatgatatatgtacagccggtataacctggtgatgtcctatatataatgatatatgtacagctgctataacctggggatctcctgtatataatgatatatgtacagccggtataaccttgggatctcctttatatactgatatatatacagctggtataacctggggatttcctgtatataatgatatatgtacagccggtataacctggggatctcctttatatactgatatatgtacagccggtataacctggggatctcctttatatactgatatatatatacagctggtataacctggggatttccagtatataatgttataagtacagctggtataacctggggatctcctgtatataatgatatatgtacagctagtataacctggggatctcctgtatataatgatatatgtacagccggtataacctggggatctcctttatatactgatatatatacagctggtataacctggggatttcctgtatataatgatatatgtacagccggtataacctgggcatctcctgtatataatgatatatgtacagctggtataacctggggatctcctgtatataatgatatatgtacagccggtataacctggggatctcctgtatataatgatatatgtacagccggtataacctggggatctcctgtatataatgatatatgtacagccggtataacctggggatctcctgtatgtaaagtTATATGTACAGTTGGGATCTTCTGTATgtaattatatatacactcaccggccactttattaggtacaccatgctagtaactgcctcaattcttcgtgacatagattcaacaaggtgctggaagcattccacaaagattttggtctatattgacatgatggcatcacacagttgccgcagatttgtcggctgcacatccatgatgcgaatctcccgttccaccacatcccaaagatgctctattggattgagatctggtgactgtggaggccatttgtgtccagtgaactcattgtcatgttcaagaaaccagtctgagataattccagcttcatgacatggcgcattatcctgctgaaagtagccatcagatgttacagggtacattgtggtcataaagggatggacatggtcagcaacaatactcaggtaggctgtggcgttgtaccaaggggcccaaagagtgccaagaaaatattccccacaccatgacaccccaccaccagcctgaaccgttgatacaaggcaggatggatccatgcattcatgttgttgacgccaaattttgaccctaccatccgaatgtcgcagcagaaatcgagactcctcagaccaggcaacgtttttccaatcttctactgtccaatttcgatgagattgtgcaaattgtagcctcagtttcctgttcatagctgaaaggagtggcacccggtgtggtcttctgctgctgtagcccatctgcctcaaagttcgacgtactgtgcgttcagagatgctcttctgcctaccttggttgtaacgggtggcgatttgagtcactgttgcctttctatcagctcgaaccagtctgcccattctcctctgacctctggcatcaacaaggtatttccgcccacagaactgccgctcactggatgtttttcctttttcggaccattctctgtaaacccaagagatggttgtgcgtgaaaatcccagtagatcagcagtttctgaaatactcagaccagcccttctggcaccaacaaccatgccacgttcaaaggcctcaaatcacctttctttcccatactgatgctgggtttgaactgcaggagattgtcttgatcatgtctacatgcctaaatgcactgagttgcccccatgtgattggctgattagaaattaggtgttaacgagcagttggacaggtgtacctaataaagtggccggtgagtgtatacagctGTTGTAATCTGGGGATCTCATGGTAAATTAACATAGGGACTTAATTTATTTTAGGTAAATTTTCACAGCCAGACCTTCAGACCCTCTGTACCATTTTCGGGAATAAGACTTTTTCTTTAACATGTGTGGTGAACAAACCTGATGTGAGAACGGCTTGGAGCGTTGTGAACACCAGCGATGAAGTGGCTAATACGACCATTCTACTTGATGATACAAGAATGAACCACACGTGGACATGCACTGCTTCCCACCTTCTCCTTAAAGTCTCCAAAACCATCGATCCACGGATATTATGTTCTAACGGTAGTTTTATGGATATTAAAagtatatttttgttttaattgtttttattttaatcaatcttaaattatttttttgtataatggATTCTAATGTCCCCATAACTTTAAAATCTCttctagggatgagcggacctgaacggCAAATTTCGGGTTTGTACCGAACTTTGACGGTCCAGGTCCCGCCGCTCATCCCTCCGCCGGTAATGCCAGCATACGGTCCTCTCTAAATGAAGTCCTGGGCCAGATTCAGTACAAGAACCTGGGCCAAAACAGGATTTTTAAGTTCGGACCAGCCAAACCCTAGCTTAagtgggtccactcatccctacctTCTACCCCAAATGTGAGAAAAATTTGGATTGACACATGTTTTGAGTTACATAGTTTGCTATAGTCACACCTAAAGTTGTACTTACAATGTGCCCAAACATATTCGACCACAACATTGTAGCTGAGGTTTGTTATGGAATTCATGAAAGAATTCGATCAGTAGAATAAAATGGTTGTAGAATTTGGGGTTTAGTTAAACTAGTTGACCcataaaaatgttactttttcttGTGAAGCTGCTTTACGTGAAAAACTTTTTACCTGTGAAAATAATGAAAGAATAACCTGATATGATGGCCGTCGAGCCCCCGATAAATGTGGTGTTCTTTTTACTTTAAtgggaaattgacctaataaaccactaccggtaTGTCATCACGTagttgaacaccttctagatcatgtctatttcataGTCCAGTGAGGTGGCATCATCTATaaaactttgaagtgacatgtaatttggttgtataaagtcaagtaggcggagagtttaacatggaAGTCAACCTCTCCTCACTTTAGAATGCTCTCCTCACTGGTCCAACATCAatacacatcactaaccagaacACCTttattctgaggtgaggagagcttgacttcaatgctgtgctctccacctccatgacttaaAACCCATTTCCACCACCCTGGACCATGATGCTCcttgatgccaccaccctggaccATAAAAGATTTTAAAGGTGTTAATTGTCACAGATGTCCCTGCAAttcatgtctcggatcgcaggcacacctgttcccctctccgtggtgctgctgctgcccaccccagtcctcacttacctctccatgctcccgtcCCGGCTAGGCTGTGCCCGCATCggcactctaagatttaaagggccagcgcaccactgattggtgctggccacttccaggtTGTGATTTAAACTGGTGGCTCCCATCACTCTCTTTGAGATTATTGCTTTAGTGAAAGTCTACCAGCCTTGTTTGTTCCCCGTTCCTTGTTGTCATTCCTATTCTtcattgatctcctgttgtgactcggacctgaccctgacattgctcctgttcctgactctgcgtctctgctgcctgcctgttTCTGACCTCGAGCCTGGATTGCGATTCTGTACcttagctgccaccgcgggctagtcgcactttTGGAATGACCTgatggcaccacgccgcagcaagacctggTCCCAGGTTTCAgaaccatctcccgtggtggtacagggggttcactgacccgagTCCTGAcattaatctgcttcacaacatgctggtagtggttcattaggtcaatttctgatgacaagtttCCTCCATCCACTCAAAAGATACGGACTCAAAACGTTGTGGGATTTAGCCAATGAGGTGGTAACACAAACAGAAACACCCCCAGAGAAAATGAAAGGTTACCACCCAGTTGGCTATTAAGAGCTAATGCACATTGAAACTTTCAGTTCTATATCTTTTTAAATGGATGGCAGACAATTAGACAAGGGACGTCTTTCATTATTTCTTATTTGTCTCTACAGAAGGTCCTTTTATTTATTGCTCATGTATTTGTTTTATAGCTACGGGAAAGAATTCAGTGATTGTGATTGGCGTATTTGTCTTTGTAATATTATTGGTCTCTACTCTCTGCTATGTAACGAAAAAGATGAAGACAAATATGCACTTTTATTGCTGGTAAGATTTCTAGTTGTCTAATATACACTTTAGCATTGGCGATGGGTCAGCACAGGGCCGGCGCCAATACAGGCATGCCTGGGCAAGTTACGGGGCCTAgagcttctggggggggggggggccacgaaaggctgtacataagaaatccatggggggggggacttatataaaataactaagacgaggctgtttggtatgataaactagggaatattttagagaacaggagactgttttaattcagaatttttaattgtgccacgtgagtttactgcaaagtggGCTACTAAGGCTCAGTCGCCAAGGAGCTTACTGAAACCTGGTGCTAACCTAGGATCAGCATGTCAGTTCGGTTTCACAGTCAGCGTTCAGGCCCGACGTTTCAGCCAGGACACGCTGCACGTGTGATAGGGGTTGGGCGAATTACATTTTCTAGTTTGTAAGGGGCTGTAGATAGACAGACTGattgacagatatatagatatgatatagatagatatggaaaGATTATCTAGATGGATGGGACTCATTAAAACAATTCATTTGTTTTGTATTAAGAGCATGAGAAACGACTTATCTTTTTCTATCATTAGTGAGACAAAGCCAAAAAATACAGCGCTGGCCGAAGAGAACATGTATTATGAAATTGAATCAAGAGGAGAGTCTCCTAATATAAGAGTACGTACAATACAAAGGTGGTGTGTGCTGAATGGATGATTGGTAGATGGTGTTGGGCAGACCCGAAATTTGGAGATTGAGGTTCCCGGCTGGGATTTGACCCTAAACTTCTTCAGATGTTTGGGTCTTGGTTTGGCTCATCGCACCGCCGGTGATCGGTGCCGGTAGGCTTCAACTGCTTTAAATATCACCAGCAAAGTTGCTGACAGCATTTAAATTGATGCTGCGCCTGTGTGCTGGCACTTGCATGGTTGTTGTACTGTGCAATGCCATTTTGGGAATCCTACCTATCCTATTTAAATGCCATCTGTGATTTTGCATGCTGgaattaaacagttaacaccttcGATCAACGCAACTGGTGTTACTGGGGGAGTGTTTTGGGTTTGTATGAGGACCCAAACAGAATTTCTATGGGTTTCCTTATTACTAGTGAGATATGAGATATGTACAATACCCCACACAGCACTGGGCTGCAGAAAACCTCACAAGAGGATGAATTTGGGGGAAATTGGGGAATAAACTATACTTATTATTCTTCGATAGCTTCTCTTCCTATTAGACAGTTGGTGATGACATCATATTATTGAGCATTGGCCATCTTAGCATTGACCTAGACAAATaaacatgacatcattatctgtGACCTAATGAAGAATAGATGGTCACTATGACTGCAGTTATTTCCTAACAAATACTTTCCCCTTCATGGGGTTCCTTCAAAGCACATGTCTTATGTGGCTTATGTGCTCTTCAATATAACTGTGGTCTGTGATGTGTTGTATGGGTCTGGTGTAAATATACAATATGGTGCTGTAAATTATATTGGTAAATTTGTGTTTTTTAACTAATTGTTTCTACTCTAACCCTTGCAGATAGACAATAAGGACAAGAAGGATGTAGAAAGTTGGAAGGACCCGTCATGCACTATATGTGCCAGAGCCACCAATGCGCCTATGGTAACACAAGCAATTCCTTCTTATCCTTAAACATGCCAATTTGAGGAGTCTGTTGGGTCTATCTGGGTATGAATATTCAACCTGACACATCCTAACTAACCATAGAGAGTCTAATTAGTTGCCCAGGAATGGTTgtggttaaagtaaaaaaaatccaacTGTGCCAGAATCAGTGCTGGAAGAACCCTTTAGTGATGTTTTGGGGTTTTAGCCATTTTTAATAGATTTGGGGTTCGGATTTGGGTCTTTTCTGGCCAAACAAAGCCATGGTCAGTTGCTGGGGGCATTTGTTGGATTGGCCCCTCGACTGCCAATCCGGCAACATGTACGGGTTGTATGGCCGAACCTGAACCCCTTAGCCAAAAGCGAACATCAGGTTTGATCATCTCTaatgacaacccccccccccgtaagGAATCACTCTACTTTGAAATTAGTTTTTCAAATTCTATGTACGTATTGTATTTCAGGGTCCAGTGAAAACGGAGGTATCTTTGGATCCCGTCTACTCTACTATCAACGGTTGAATTCTGACCTTAGAGTTATAGAGTAATGTTTGCCTGAAGGAGTCATCAGTGAATCCAGTTCAAATCCCCTACTGTGGGGGTGAGGGGCAAGCTTAGAAAGCCCTTTAGTAGTATTGCTTATGCCAGCTGAGTAGCACAGTATGTACGAAAGCTTGTGCTTGAATACAATCATTAGATCTACCTAGGCCGATTGGGCATGAAAAATCAAACGACCTTCCATATGGAATCTATAAAACAAATTTAGCATAAACAAATGGTACAACATGCAAAATCTGAGAAATGGACTTTCAACTCACTGAGGGATCAGGTTCCATGCGGCCCATTACATTCTATGTAGATATCTTCCGAACTGGGATGCTGCTGAAGACACCAAAGAGATTTCTGTCTTCTCCTAGTGCTTGATTACAACTACATTGCTCACTGATGACCTTTGGACGCCATGTTGCTGCTGCTTCATAAAGCTTGCTACAAAGAGATGGGGGAGCTGGATCTTCTCTTCTCTATATGAGGCTTGACTAAAGCTTGTCTCCGTTTACTACATATGCCAAAACTGACTACAGGAAAAGTGGTAAAAATAATATTCCTGCCTCTAAGACAATATTTCAGTCAAATATGGCTTCAAGACAGTGGTTGCGGATGGACCATCTGGTCCTCATAATGTGTGTTTGACCCCAACCCTCTACCTAGTAGTATTGAAGTATCAATtactacacctctggcctgggacagcTCATTAAGGTAGCATGGCTTTCAATACCACTGCTATGACCCAGACATCATCTCTCTGAATTCAGAATTCCAGAGTGTCTATCAGCCATGTGCTCcttcttctcttctcatcttcttaAACTTAACTGGACAAAGAAAAGGTCATAATCTATTCATAACCTAACACATTCCTtctagcaggggggggggggggggtaggggccaGGTATGGTCTCTGCTACCTGCtgaacacctgcagatagctaatttgAGTAAATTCGagaattgattatttttgcttagtataaaatttaggcaaaagtttttatactttacagttgtactttaaccccatagcgcaataagacgtacccttacgtcttgctgcgcatgggggagtatgaagagggctcacgggctgagccctcttcatactcaccgggcatttgcttcatgatgaagcAAATGTCCGTCGCAAATGTccgtcgcgggtgttaaccctttgattgccgccggcaaagctgccggcggcattaaagagccgcaatcttggctccgatcgtcactccccgtgacgtcaccggggagtgacgatccgttGTCAttacagcctcggatcacataaagatccgaggctatcatgatctcggctatctattacaatgtgcgatctgcacattgtaatagatggtatgcaaaatccccatatactgccatactgcagtatggcagtatatgataggatcaatcagacaacctatggttaaagtaccctagggagtctgaaaaatagtcaaaaaaaataattaaaaaaagttaaaaaaaaaaaattatattaaaaaaacataaaaattcaaatcaccccccttcccctagaactcatataaatatgaataaacagtaaaaatcctaaacacattaggtatcgccgcgtccgaaaatgcccgatctatcaaaatataataaccgtttttcactgcgttttaccccgtagcggaaaatagcgcccgaagtcgcaaattgcatttttttgccattttgaaaaatagaaaaaattctataaaaagtgatcaaaaggttacacagtcctaaaaataaaagcgttgaaaatgtcatcagaagtcgcaaaaaatgacaccacccacagctctgcacactaaagtatgaaaaagttattagcgcaagaacactgtaaaatgaagaattttttttctgtacaggaggttttaatttttgtaaatgtatgaaaacattataaaacctatacaaatttggtatccccgtgatcatattgacccaatgaatgaagaagacatgtcatttggggcgcacagtgaaagctgtacaaaccaagcctacaagaaatggcgcaaatgtgttttttcatcattttcactgcatttagaattttttttccgcttcccagtacatgccatggaatatttagtaccatcactacgaagtgcaatttgttacgcagaaaataagacatcacacagctctgtacatggaaaaataaaaaagttatagatttttgaaggtggggagtgaaaaataaaaacgcaaaaacgaaataggggcctggtccttaaggggttaaaggaagcctaccactttaagtggcaggtataagagggaactaccgagcaccagctcagggtgagctcgcgccgaggttatttttgttagtgttttaaaccgcagtatcgcggtttaaaacactttttaaactttatggccgaagctgctccggcgcagggaggtacgcgctcggcgatcacacgcatggtaagcgccgagcgcgtacctccctgcgccggctataaagtttaaaaagtgttttcaaccgcgatactgcggtttaaaacactaacaaaaataagctccggcaccagctcaccctgagctggtgcttggtagttccttcttatacctgtcacttcaagtggtaggtttcctttaaggaagccCAAGCTGTAATCAACCCCATAGTGGATGATAATGAACCCTAAAGTGCAATGTATAGAATTGTATtctaataaatttattttgtcATGACCTTCCCAGAATTTCCATTTAACAGATTtcaataagaggcagagaaaaaTGGCATGACCTGTCCCGATACTGTTCAGTGGTGGAATCACCATTAAACTTGCAACAAGTGTCTACATATGAATTATCCCCTTTGAAAGCCCAGtggaataaaatgtttttggaGTCTATATGATTATTAGGTTGGTATAAAATCCCTGTGTGAACATGCCCTTCAGTGTTTTCTTGACATCCAGAGAACATGTCACACTTATGTAATTGGTGAATCTCCTGACTCCCATCTCTGTGAAGAAGGAGCATCAGATACTCTGAGCAGATGAACAGTTTTGTACTTTTGACCATCCATTTCTTATTTTTGACTCTTATAAAcctataattttataatattgatatattgtttttttttctggagtctTTGTTGGGACCCTTTTGCACCAGCCATGGAGTGACTTGGGCGAGAGCCAGGGGCGCTCAATGTGCGGATTATCTCAAGGTGAAGACTTGAAGACTACTAGGGCATCAGCACCTTATTCTGAGGGTAACACGCTTGATGTTGACCAACCCTTAGACTTTAACTCAACTTTTTGTTGGAGCTCAATAATATAGTGAAGTCTGagaatagtataatattacaacaGTGAAGCCTTTGGAAAAAAGGAAGTCTTGAATGTAGTGAATGCAAGATGTTGTTTTGTTGTAGGACAAGGAAACAGATGTATATAGAAAAACATGAAGTAGAGAATCCACGTGCTCTGGAGTCATCACATACCAGATGTGGTGGAGAAGTTCATTCCCCTTTTGACCAGTTGTCTTTGTCACAGGTTCTATATGGAACTTGTGCTTAATCACGTCATGACCGGCCACTTGGAACTCTTAGTGACTAAtcaattttttgcatttttcttcCAGTTATGGGTAGGGATGAGCAAACCTGTTAAAAATTGGGTTGGGCCACTAgttaagggcttgtttttgcaGGGTAAGACAAAGTTCTAAGTGACACAATTTTGGGGTACAAATATTGTACTGAAAAGGTTTTATCTAGTTTTACTGGGAGAAAATTAGAGACAGAAAAAAGCATTTCCACCACTGTAGgacttttattatgtaaattatgtgTAATGTTTTACTCCTACTGTGCAAAACATGTTGTGTAATGAGAGGTTTACCAACAACCCCAGAACTTTATGGCTAATATGAGTGGTAAGTTGTAGTGAGGACACAAAGTTGCCTAGACCGTGTGGGTACTAGCTGAGCAAGCCTCTCTGAGAATTGAAGAACGATATGAGTGACCTGGAGAGCATGCTCTGTGGTTTGTGGGTGCTACtcattttttatcactttcaaAGTTAGGACCATAAAGTCAGTGGTTGATTAAGAAGTGGCAAACAATTTATAATCCTACACTTTATAAGTCCTTTGTTAGACCTCCAGTATAAGATCCATGTCTAGTCCATGGGTAAGACTAGCTTATTATTGGTGAGTTTCACTTGACCCTAGAAGAAATAGAATTGTTTCCTCTAAACCCCTTCCTCATCCAAACCCTTACctaccttggttgaacttgatggacatgtgtcttttttaaccgtataaactatgcaaCTATGTAAATTGCAGTAGATGTCAGCTGCCAGGTTACACATTGTGTTAGTGTGTTGAACTTAGACTGAAAACTGAAGGTTCACAACAATAATTATCAAGTTAATCGTGTAGGCTGCAGAGTCGGGCTCCTTACCAGAGAAAAAAACAATAAGAAGGGCCAGAAGAACAGTCAGGCCAAAACAAAAAGCCATGGATATAACTCAAACAAGGAACTAGGCAGATCTGGGGACCATAGGTTGGAACCAGTGACCTGGAAACTCACCAAGTCTTACTTTTTGGTGTAACCAAGTAGCAGGTGAATACAGGACAATACTCTTAAACGGCGGGTAATTGACAATCCATCAATCGTCAACAAGACCAGGAACCTTTACTATATATGGAATTACGACCTGGTTGGTGTCCATTGGGTTTAAATGCAGAGCAgaaaaaagtgtatataaaaaaagagaaaataggGAAAATAGAGAATATAGAGAAGGGACCACTGGTGGTATAAATTGAAACCTTTCCCAGGTAAATTGCAGAAACGTCATGGAGGATGAAGAATTTATGATCATGTAGGGTGCAAAGCTCCAACAAGACAAATAAAGATGCCATTACATAAGGTACTTACCCAAGGGGCATGGCGTGAGACTCTTCTACCATCAATCCACTGTAAGACCCTACCTTCTGCTGTACAttagctttccctc harbors:
- the LOC140069323 gene encoding uncharacterized protein; translation: MSPYYSATLLLSLIKCVFCNASCKENRNISSVEGEDVVLQVDERGFSDISWIFDNVHIASTKPDNYIDIKSRNYRNQLYSTKDGSLGMTKISPENGGTFTANIFKKEDDCIQIYHLSVYSKFSQPDLQTLCTIFGNKTFSLTCVVNKPDVRTAWSVVNTSDEVANTTILLDDTRMNHTWTCTASHLLLKVSKTIDPRILCSNATGKNSVIVIGVFVFVILLVSTLCYVTKKMKTNMHFYCCETKPKNTALAEENMYYEIESRGESPNIRIDNKDKKDVESWKDPSCTICARATNAPMGPVKTEVSLDPVYSTING